The following proteins are co-located in the Brienomyrus brachyistius isolate T26 unplaced genomic scaffold, BBRACH_0.4 scaffold35, whole genome shotgun sequence genome:
- the LOC125721715 gene encoding vascular cell adhesion protein 1-like, producing the protein MDQCGRTSYLLIISAVLWLRLATGKEDIPILQDKEIKAAVGTSVRLSCRFRYVAQVNDPLFGKFYTDSLGKNAGTSGKFSCQTDGRLTSCEMFSIINVTLNLSSVKFICEVTIPRPDELVIRSGHGTTVILYAEPVSLWIQPQDLTEGKEAGLRCDAHGFYPANVTVSWLCGERREPKGSVRNNFTTEADGTSSLHSWYKFTPTAGENDTPCFCKLYHHLWTREREAWVTLNVSYSPRAIQVTSDLGHMTNGTLQLVEGSLLNVTCAASGRPLPEIQWFWENMTRISSGGNLLIATTTEEHEGMYWCVARNQYGQSSASMLLLISPRNSGPIALYILGAVLIVTLLSVILWLTPRCKPQPNRGPAPKSTTDGVATTVQDKDDDGVSEVLYAKLNFAASRHPKAAQGELEVSSAVVYSEVSRRKESHVNTGGQEEALQSTYVLVEWPSRCPSPASALSSRAASPSLVPLRDLPQQPKSLT; encoded by the exons ATGGATCAGTGCGGCAGGACCTCTTACCTTCTCATCATCTCCGCTGTTCTCTGGCTCAGACTCGCTACAG GAAAGGAGGACATCCCGATATTGCAGGACAAGGAGATCAAGGCAGCTGTCGGGACCTCAGTGAGGCTGAGCTGCCGGTTCCGCTATGTGGCCCAGGTTAACGACCCACTGTTTGGCAAGTTCTATACAGACTCCCTGGGGAAAAATGCGGGGACATCCGGCAAGTTCAGCTGCCAGACAGACGGACGGCTTACGAGCTGTGAAATGTTTTCCATAATTAATGTTACGCTTAATTTAAGTTCAGTCAAATTCATCTGTGAGGTTACGATCCCAAGACCCGACGAGTTGGTGATCAGGTCTGGACATGGCACCACTGTCATACTGTACG CCGAGCCCGTGTCGCTATGGATACAGCCCCAGGATTTGACGGAGGGAAAAGAGGCTGGATTACGATGCGACGCCCATGGTTTCTACCCCGCCAACGTGACGGTGAGCTGGCTGTGCGGAGAGCGGCGGGAGCCGAAGGGGAGCGTTCGCAATAATTTCACCACCGAGGCGGACGGCACCTCCTCCCTGCACAGCTGGTATAAGTTCACCCCCACGGCCGGAGAAAATGACACACCGTGCTTCTGCAAGCTCTATCATCACCTGTGGACACGGGAGAGAGAAGCCTGGGTCACGCTCAATGTCAGCT ACAGTCCGAGAGCCATTcaggtgacctctgacctgggTCACATGACGAACGGCACCCTGCAGCTGGTGGAGGGCTCCCTGCTGAACGTGACGTGTGCTGCGAGCGGGAGACCCCTCCCGGAGATTCAGTGGTTTTGGGAGAACATGACCAGGATTTCATCTGGGGGCAACCTGCTCATAGCCACCACCACGGAGGAACACGAAGGGATGTACTGGTGTGTAGCAAGAAACCAGTATGGGCAGAGTAGCGCCAGTATGCTCCTACTGATATCTCCGAGAAACTCTG GTCCCATTGCACTTTACATCTTAGGAGCCGTTCTCATTGTCACGCTGCTGTCTGTCATTCTCTGGCTCACGCCTCGGTGCAAACCTCAGCCGAACCGAG GTCCCGCTCCAAAAAG TACGACTGACGGAGTCGCCACTACGGTCCAAG ATAAAGACGACGATGGCGTGTCAGAAGTGCTGTACGCTAAACTCAACTTCGCTGCGTCTCGACATCCAAAGGCGGCG CAAGGAGAGCTGGAGGTCTCCAGTGCGGTTGTATACAGTGAAGTCTCCCGGAGGAAAGAGAGTCATGTGAACACTGGCGGCCAGGAGGAGGCACTGCAGAGCACGTATGTTCTGGTTGAATGGCCGTCACGCTGTCCGTCTCCTGCATCTGCTCTGTCTTCAAGGGCCGCGTCGCCGTCCTTGGTGCCCCTGAGGGACCTCCCGCAACAGCCAAAGAGCCTAACATGA